A stretch of the Azorhizobium caulinodans ORS 571 genome encodes the following:
- a CDS encoding PaaI family thioesterase, translated as MTTAAPTVRDPAFEARVRESFARQPFMATMGACLGTVAPGRVEVVLPYAEGVTQQLGYFHGGAIGAIADTAGGYAAFTLFPAGSTVLTVEYKINIMAPGKGERLVAVGEVVRSGRTLTIVRVDVHAETAGARTHCATATQTLMCLEGRSDSR; from the coding sequence ATGACAACCGCCGCTCCCACCGTGCGCGATCCTGCCTTCGAGGCACGGGTGCGCGAGAGCTTCGCCCGCCAGCCCTTCATGGCCACCATGGGAGCCTGCCTCGGCACGGTCGCCCCGGGCCGGGTGGAGGTGGTGCTGCCCTACGCGGAAGGCGTGACGCAGCAGCTCGGCTATTTCCACGGCGGGGCCATCGGTGCCATCGCCGATACGGCGGGCGGCTATGCGGCCTTCACGCTCTTTCCGGCGGGCTCCACCGTGCTGACGGTGGAGTACAAGATCAACATCATGGCGCCCGGAAAGGGCGAGCGCCTGGTGGCGGTGGGCGAAGTCGTCCGCTCGGGCCGCACCCTCACCATCGTGCGGGTGGACGTCCATGCGGAGACCGCCGGCGCCCGCACCCACTGCGCCACCGCCACGCAGACGCTGATGTGCCTTGAGGGGCGCAGCGACAGCCGCTGA